The proteins below are encoded in one region of Helianthus annuus cultivar XRQ/B chromosome 2, HanXRQr2.0-SUNRISE, whole genome shotgun sequence:
- the LOC110911413 gene encoding DEAD-box ATP-dependent RNA helicase 35, whose protein sequence is MDMENDDDYVEYVPVAKRRALEAQKILQRKGKVTTIEDETEKAKETEMKPSLLVKASQLKREQPEVTATEQAVQQEKEMMENLSDRKTLMSVRELAKGITYSEPLPTGWKPPLPIRRMSQKARDVIRKQWHIIVDGDDIPPPIKNFKDMRFPEPVLRKLKEKGIVQPTPIQVQGLPVILSGRDMIGIAFTGSGKTLVFVLPLIMMALQEEHMMPIASGEGPFGLIICPSRELARQTFEVIEEFLAPLKEYGYPEIRPLLCIGGVDMRSQLDIVKRGVHIVVATPGRLKDLLAKKRMNLDNCRYLTLDEADRLVDLGFEDDIREVFDHFKAQRQTLLFSATMPAKIQNFARSALVKPITVNVGRAGAANLDVIQEVEYVKQEVKLVYLLECLQKTPPPVLVFCENKADVDDIHEYLLLKGVEAVAIHGGKDQEEREYAISSFKSCKKDVLVATDVASKGLDFPDIQHVINYDMPAEIENYVHRIGRTGRCGKTGIATTFINKNQSETTLLDLKHLLQEAKQRIPPVLAELNDPMEDVDAITDASGVKGCAYCGGLGHRIRDCPKLEHQKSQQIANSRRDYFGSGGYRGEI, encoded by the exons ATG gATATGGAAAATGATGATGATTACGTGGAATACGTTCCCGTTGCAAAACGAAGGGCGTTAGAGGCGCAAAAGATTCTTCAACGTAAAGGAAAAGTCACCACTATTGAAGACGAAACGGAAAAAGCGAAAGAAACAGAAATGAAACCAAGTTTACTCGTAAAAGCATCCCAACTTAAACGCGAACAACCCGAAGTCACTGCAACCGAACAAGCAGTCCAACAAGAAAAAGAAATGATGGAAAATCTCTCCGATAGAAAAACGTTAATGTCGGTTCGCGAACTCGCAAAAGGCATAACATATTCCGAACCTTTACCAACCGGTTGGAAACCACCTTTACCAATAAGACGAATGTCTCAAAAAGCACGCGACGTTATACGAAAACAATGGCATATTATCGTCGATGGTGACGACATCCCGCCACCGATTAAAAACTTCAAAGACATGCGATTTCCCGAACCCGTTTTAcgaaaactgaaagaaaaaggaATCGTACAGCCAACACCTATTCAAGTTCAAGGACTGCCCGTTATTTTATCCGGAAGAGATATGATCGGAATCGCGTTTACGGGATCAGGAAAAACATTGGTTTTCGTGCTGCCGTTGATTATGATGGCGTTACAGGAGGAACATATGATGCCGATTGCTTCTGGGGAAGGCCCGTTTGGGTTGATTATTTGCCCGTCGAGAGAGCTGGCTCGACAGACGTTTGAGGTTATCGAGGAGTTTTTAGCGCCGTTGAAGGAGTATGGATATCCGGAAATACGACCGTTGCTTTGTATTGGTGGTGTGGATATGCGATCGCAGTTGGATATTGTTAAGCGAGGTGTTCATATTGTTGTGGCGACACCTGGGAGATTGAAGGACCTGCTTGCTAAAAAAAGGATGAATCTTGATAATTGCAG GTATTTGACTTTAGACGAGGCAGATAGATTAGTTGACCTTGGATTCGAAGACGACATACGAGAAGTGTTTGACCACTTCAAAGCTCAAAGGCAAACTCTTCTATTTTCCGCCACAATGCCTGCAAAAATCCAGAATTTCGCCCGAAGCGCGTTGGTCAAACCCATCACAGTCAACGTGGGCCGTGCGGGAGCCGCAAATCTTGACGTGATCCAAGAAGTCGAATACGTGAAACAAGAAGTCAAACTCGTGTACCTCCTCGAATGCCTACAAAAAACGCCACCACCCGTGTTAGTATTCTGCGAAAACAAAGCTGACGTGGACGACATTCACGAGTACTTACTATTAAAAGGAGTCGAAGCGGTCGCCATTCACGGCGGGAAAGATCAAGAGGAGCGAGAATACGCAATCTCGTCGTTTAAATCGTGTAAAAAAGACGTTTTGGTAGCCACCGATGTTGCGTCAAAGGGTTTGGATTTCCCGGACATCCAGCACGTGATAAACTACGATATGCCTGCGGAGATCGAAAACTACGTTCACAGGATCGGGAGAACCGGGCGATGTGGGAAAACAGGAATCGCAACGACGTTTatcaacaagaatcaaagtgAAACTACGCTTCTTGATTTGAAACATTTGTTACAAGAAGCGAAACAGAGAATACCGCCGGTGTTGGCGGAGTTAAACGACCCGATGGAAGATGTCGACGCGATTACCGACGCGAGTGGCGTTAAGGGGTGTGCTTATTGTGGTGGGTTAGGGCATAGGATTAGGGATTGTCCTAAATTAGAGCATCAAAAAAGTCAACAGATTGCTAACTCAAGGAGGGATTATTTTGGTTCTGGAGGATATAGAGGAGAAATATGA